The region AAGTCTGGGTGCCGGCTGAGGTAGCGAAAGAAATAGCGACGGACGGCGTGCCACGCGAGATACGTCGCCCAGTTGATCTACTGGATCGTGATGAGCGAGTGAAACGGATCAAACTCGCCCTCGGCAAACACGCTGGAAAGTGCGGGGGGCAGGCGAGGGCCACGGCGACAGATGTCCGCAGTAAGGTATTCGACCACAATATCTCTCTGTCGAGTGTCCTAGATCTCCTGAATCAGGTTGCGCTGGAAGACGGCTATAAACTTGATCGGGGTGGCGAGACGACAACAATCGGTGTGAACGTTGCGGGTGGGATCACCGACGAAACCCTCGCCGAAACGATTCGTGAGTACATCAGCGCTGATGTAGGCAGTCTGCTTGGTGAGACGACAGAGACAACGATGAGTGACTGGACGGACAACTCGGATCCGTCAATTGCGGGCACTTCAGGTTCGCCATCGAGCGCAGCAACAGACGGCGGTGGGCCGGCTCCGCGTGGTGATCGTGATGACTGATGTCGAGATCCGAGACGGTGCCCAACCCGAGTCTGAAGACGAGGATGATCCCGTGCGGCGTTACGAGCGCGTGCTCAGCATCGCCCACGAACACGTCGGGGGGCCACAAATCCCTGGGGCGTCGGTCTCAACGATCCGCCGGCTGCTTGTCGGTGAGCCAGTCGGCTACGGGCCCTATCATCGAGACGATGTCGACGCCACCATCCAGGCGGTGATCAACGCCGAGGACGCAATCATGTGGCGGGACCGCAACGGCCGCCGGCGGCTTGTCCCGACTAGGGATGAGGACCTCCGTGAGCTCATCGGCCACGAAAACGCACAGGAGTACCCGACGACAGCACTGATCCAGCAGGCAGCGCGTCACATCGATGACTTGGAGGCCAGCGATGCGTAACTGCCCACACTCCCCCGGCGATATCGTCCAGGACCGCGAGCAGCACAGCCCCGACGACGCGGTCGTGGTGAACACACCGCCAGTCCCGGTTGCTGACTGGGACCTCGAGGACCGCGACAGGACCGTTGCCGAAGACAATCCCGAGTACCCAGCCGATGACCGGGTGGTGATCGTGGTTTATCGAGAGGCCCTGGACCAGCATCGGCCACAGTACGCCGGCTACCAGCACCTCAAACTCTCCCGACTGCTTGCTGACGGTGTGCCGTTGTACGCCTTCCCTTCATTACGCCTCGAGGCCGTCGGCAGTCTCAGTCCGACGACGGTCGCCGTCGACGAGATCCAGCCGACACCGTACCATGCACGCAACTTCTGCTACGAGGCCAACCAAGAGTTCATCGACAGCGTTCGCGAGCGTGGCTACCCAGTTCCGGAACCAGTCGTCCGTGTCGTCGACGACGGCTACGAAGTCGTCAACGGCCACAAGCGGCTGTGGGTGTCCCACCTTGCTGGGTTAGACCACATCCGGGCCCACGTCATCCACGTCGACGAGTGGGACGCGGCCCAGCTGTTCGTCGAGAATCACCTCGACGGTAGCTACTCACAGTCCGAGGCCGATGTCGCCATCGCGAGGCTTCGTGTGCGCTGGGGGGACCGGGTGACTGGGCTCAGCATCCCGTCGAAGTACCTGCAGTCGACACAGTGCCAGGAGGAGCAAGCGTCGGCATGAGCCAGGGCGAGCACGCAGAGCTGTCGGACCTACCGCCGAGCGCTTTGCTGGTGTATCGCGTGCTCGAAGAGAGCCAACCCCTGACCAAACAAGAGATCTGTGCGGAGTCGTACCTCTGTGCGTCAACAGCTGGGAATGCGCTCTCAGAGCTAATCGATGTGGGTGTCGTCGACTACAACTATAGCACTGCTGACGCCCGCCGCCGGGTGTACTATCTTGAGCACTAACCAACACAACGTGCCGTCGACGGACGACTGTTGGTTAGCCCGAAGATGCTTCCAATACTGGTGCAACAGTTTCGTTCATTACACTCGGCGCACGTATGTCATATCAGATAGAACACCATTGGTGTTCGCCGATCAGACCGCCCGCCGTGGGCCGTCTTTTTCATAGATGCAAGTATCAACAGACCGCTTTGACCTCGACCAGCAGGACCGTGACGGAATCGAGGCGTTCGAGGAGTACATCTGGTACAACAGTGAGCTGTGCAGCCACTGTTTCGCGCGTGTCCGAGACATCGGGCCTGAGTACTCGTCCGTCCTCCGGCGGACGAACGGAACGGAACTCGACGTACCCGATCTTGAGCTAACGACGAACGAGTGGTACGAGCGGACGGACCTCGGATCCCAGGAGTACACTAGCTGGGACAACACCCGACGCTTCGGGACGTGTTTCTGCGAGAACTGCGGGAGTGACACGCAACCGAGTCACCACCAACTGCCTTGGGAGAAGATGAAAGCGTTTGCAGTCAACCTGCACGCCTACATCCGCGATCACACTCCACTGTCGCTGGACAAACGACGGTTCTGCACCGAACTTTCGAAGCTGAAAGTCGGCCGGCGCGACACCCAGGGCAAGGAGTCCCAGATGTTCGCGGTCGCGTTCGCCCGTGCCCTCGAGACAACGCCGGCCACGGCTACTGGGTCGACTGACGGCAAGACTGCTGCCCTAACAGAGTAACTCACATGGCCACTGCCGACAACTGCCCGCGTGAGCCGTCGGCCTACCGTCCGTCGTTGCACTTCCCCGAGCGGTTCCACGACCGGTACGAGGACGACCGGCCGCCGCGACACCTGGACGGCGAGATCGTCGCGGGCTGCATCACAGACGGCACCGCCAACCACGACTCGGGTTCGTCGAAGATCGTCTGGTTCCGGGAGACCTTCGGCGGCGTGACCTATCGTCTTGTCGTCGACGTCGACGAGCGCGAGGTCGTCACTGGCTACCCGATCAGCATCAACACCAAAGCTGCGCGCCGATCGGGACGCTGGACTGCGACCCAGGTCGAAGACATTCGAGAGTTCATCGCGACGGATCCCCGATGACGCGGTGACTGCCACGAAGCAGAGGCAGTAGACGAGGGGATGCATCGCCCGTCAACCGGCCGGCATCCAGCTCGGGTGTCACACCGCCGGCCGCCCTGCCCGGTCGTAGAGCGCTCGTCCCCCAACACCACTTCACGAGCGCGGGGTGCAACTCCCCAACCGGGCCTATGATCCAGTACAGTAGCAGACAACCGACCAAGCCTGGGGTTGGGGCCCACGATGCATCATGAGCCACTCAAAGCCTCGGACTCTGCCTTGGTACGTTCCAGACGGACTGGTCGACGACTACTGCGAGATCGCACGCTCCGGTGGTGACCTCCGGATGCTCAAGACACTCAAAATTCTTCGGAGCATCCTCGTCAACGCCGGCATCATCGGTATCACGCTATCGGCACTGTTTCTCACCAACGCCGACGCGACCATCACTACCGTTCTGGGCATCGTCACGCTCGGGCTGTACAACGGCATCGAGGTGGCCGACTACGCCGCCCTCGCAGCCGCCTTTGCTGAGGTTCGAGCACAGCAAACGGAGGACGATCAGTGATGAAACCGCAGCGTCCCTACCGAGCGCTTCGGGCTGGCGTCGGGACGGTCGTCCTACTCGTGACGTTTGGCCTGTGGGCCCACGCCCAGCTGTCGGGCCAGGGCCTGGGCACGCTGTGGGACGTCGTCGCACTGGCGATCGTCATCGCCGCCGGCTACGCTGTCTTCGGCAAGCGCACGTTCGGGGCTGCCCTCGAGGAGGCACAGGACGTCCAGGGTGGCGATGGAGACGACGATAGTTCGTGATTTTGACACAGGCCGTGCGTCACGACAAGCTGTTGAACCGCCGTTCGACTGCGCCTTTTAAAGTATAATACTGCTACCGACACTGCACGACAGATTTCCATCATGAGTTCACGAGACCGCCGGGTACAGATCGCCCTGAAGTGGAAGTATCTCGACAATCTCAGCGTCGCAGAGATTCGGGACCGCTTCGAGGAGGAGGGCATCGGCTCGTACACCCGGTCGACCATCCGGGACTACCTCAACGAGAAGCCCAAGGAAGAGGTCATCGAGGCGATCGAGAAGCGCCACGCAGACATCCGTCTGCAGGCGGCCGACCGCTTCGAACGACTCTACCAGGAGGCTCGCGAGGATCTCGACCTCGCCGTCGAGGACGAGCCGGTCGTCGCGATGGTCCCAAAACAGGACCGCCACACCGGCGATGGCGAGCTGCGCGTCTCGGACTGGGAGCGCGTCCCGCCTGGTGACGATCACCGGCCCGAGTGGGCAAGCGAGCGCGACATCATCATCGAGTTCACCGACGGGACCCGCTACATCGAGCCCGGCGACGAGTATCCCGTCGGCGCTGAACGGGGCCGCCTCCCGGAGTACCGCAAGGCGATGGCCGGCCTTCGTCGCGACGAACCCGACCCGAAGAAGCGGGCGATGGCGCGCAAAGAGATGGCCGCCCACATGCACGAGAAGGCGGACGTCCTCGGCGTCTACACGACGGACATCAACATGAACGTCGACGGTGAGTTGGACACGACGGTCTCGCTCGACGAGGAAGCCGCTGCGACCATCAGGGAGGCGACGCTTGACGATGAGTAGTACCGCCGACGCCGGCACAACCGAGGTCGACCTCTCTCGGGCGGAGATCCGCGCGGCCTACAACCCGTTCGAGCATGGGTGCTGGTTGGACTTCGCGAACAAGCTCACGCAGGGGTACATGGACGCGGAGTACGACGACTGGGCTCCGCTCGGCGGCCACCATTCGGAATGGCTTCGACACCTCGCCGGCGAGGCCGACGTCGACGGCGACCTCGCGCTCCTGTGTCATCGCGACGGGCTGAAGACGACGATCATCTCGGCCTTCGCGATCGCCTGCATGGAGTACCTCGACGGGTACCGCGTCATCTGGACGATGAACACGCAGGAGCAGGCCTACG is a window of Haloarcula sp. CBA1127 DNA encoding:
- a CDS encoding ParB N-terminal domain-containing protein; this encodes MRNCPHSPGDIVQDREQHSPDDAVVVNTPPVPVADWDLEDRDRTVAEDNPEYPADDRVVIVVYREALDQHRPQYAGYQHLKLSRLLADGVPLYAFPSLRLEAVGSLSPTTVAVDEIQPTPYHARNFCYEANQEFIDSVRERGYPVPEPVVRVVDDGYEVVNGHKRLWVSHLAGLDHIRAHVIHVDEWDAAQLFVENHLDGSYSQSEADVAIARLRVRWGDRVTGLSIPSKYLQSTQCQEEQASA
- a CDS encoding helix-turn-helix domain-containing protein; the protein is MSQGEHAELSDLPPSALLVYRVLEESQPLTKQEICAESYLCASTAGNALSELIDVGVVDYNYSTADARRRVYYLEH